The following coding sequences are from one Saprospiraceae bacterium window:
- the msrB gene encoding peptide-methionine (R)-S-oxide reductase MsrB gives MILFSIFVLLLMNCGQKPVEHKIMQTEQNIKSNTEQLESIAMDSIIPIIKSEQEWKEKLSEMEYYVLRQKGTERAFTGEYWDNHENGMYNCRACGLPLFNSDTKFESGTGWPSFFKPINSTNVKEIQDKSHGMVRTEVVCGRCGGHLGHVFEDGPKPTGMRYCMNSVSLKFIKQ, from the coding sequence ATGATATTATTCAGCATTTTTGTATTGTTGTTGATGAATTGTGGGCAGAAACCTGTCGAGCATAAAATAATGCAAACCGAACAAAATATTAAATCAAATACCGAACAACTAGAATCAATTGCTATGGACAGTATTATTCCAATTATAAAATCAGAACAGGAGTGGAAGGAAAAATTATCTGAGATGGAGTACTACGTGTTGAGGCAAAAAGGTACGGAAAGAGCCTTTACCGGAGAGTACTGGGATAATCATGAAAATGGAATGTACAATTGTCGGGCCTGTGGATTGCCGCTATTCAATTCTGACACAAAGTTTGAATCTGGTACAGGCTGGCCGAGTTTTTTTAAGCCTATCAACTCAACCAATGTAAAGGAAATACAAGACAAATCTCATGGTATGGTACGAACTGAGGTGGTTTGTGGTAGATGTGGCGGACATTTGGGTCATGTCTTTGAAGATGGACCAAAACCTACAGGTATGAGATATTGTATGAATTCGGTTTCTTTGAAATTCATAAAACAATAA
- a CDS encoding gliding motility-associated C-terminal domain-containing protein yields MKRIILLNGLLLTVMTAIMAQPCADAGKDTMICGLSYSLIGNPSGGSWTAICHPADSILMIIDSISPGNSTVKLNKCGKVEFVYTIYSGICPSNDTVAVSFENRSYTIETLNHEIEIIYSSSNCYSDPIDSCGQTRSLGGLDPPSPLWKFNFQGVCELVKLRLDITGADYSNCSADSFQVGIQTHMDTTQLIWSTRQNAFLSFDQNQQISDNRLDAYISQIQQNVLNDLKAKCPLEKCFVETSTCGDTLESDTLKYVVPIHKGGHWVFLDNGTEVELNKLSVLRIGTKNYSLRFSRSPDYYGPNAQEIQLTELDDNFEEVKFSQKVNIEIQWKEFWTYDTLEFIFPKEISDQSCSCFGRNLLFEALPEVKVPEFNCPPITLSFTPDIEIQFTGDHGFCKEEFAEIGTKSTFETYSWSNASDEKSIVVFREGYYSVMVTDSFHCSDTAGIFIRQYPLPEFEVKADERILCRGMCTVLRAIGDTNNIVIWNLIDTSRNIEICPDRTLHHLAQMIDSNGCQSDKSIEVIVAETPDPNAGQDLQLTCSVHFVNLEPFRLDTIIGRKFFWTGPDILPFNSRLAQPTVALPGIYILSVVDTFSGCTGRDTVEVFDNTLPPYVYAGEDQILSCGHSQIGLKGDSSHYGLGYLTEWFGPDVNSSNKNMINISVGLPGQYILKIINLTNDCTATDTVIVNSDKDLPLADAGIDKLIACDSVGTTIGGNNGSFGPDITYMWSGPDINAGNMSRRFPFVRVPGNYTLILTNTMNFCRDTDIVVVANVSVFPMAKAIKSSDLGCGVDSTFLSANSSTGNNLQIIWTGPDITSANSYQKLISIKKEGQYILTVRDSITHCLSHDTILIHFNGQFPDAQAGPNVQINCQRDFAILESSINEADSNIIIKWSGPDINNSNNSARKPIVTLPGTYILHVKFKNSSCEIYDTVQVSENLIKPIIDLPDTIKLNCKSRLSNILPQTSNISSEFRFRWLGPQTDTINTENIALITNKSGVFVYSVLPPNTNCNSSDSVYIDVDTTLYDIGLAQTLMLPCSDKQLIFIANHSEKLDSIVWYNSKGVRLYGNKEGKEFTFRNAGDFTYVSHQSNGCVTSGVVEVILISQLEFKKEIVSSCPNQINGSLTVSDLNGASPYSVTLDNKVQPIGRTYFTNLSPGQHIIKIVDANQCLIIDTFFIHAYPGLDFKFLTTDTSYLCGEETIELDAYYGDSLIYNWIGENVKTPQLVVNRFGIFTVEYKDLHQCESVRRSFAVLPDTRELEKSIKIPNVFIPTGEDINKTFKPYFENPESISNYDMSIFDRWGNLVYFTYDPTHSWDGTKNSEAMPMDTYIAVISGKIDLCGEKSEFKFTKAVQLIR; encoded by the coding sequence ATGAAACGAATAATATTACTGAACGGTTTATTACTGACCGTAATGACAGCTATCATGGCACAACCCTGTGCTGATGCAGGCAAGGATACCATGATTTGCGGACTTAGCTATTCGTTGATCGGAAACCCATCAGGAGGCTCTTGGACGGCTATCTGCCATCCGGCAGACAGTATACTAATGATCATCGACAGTATCTCTCCCGGCAACAGCACTGTTAAACTAAATAAATGCGGTAAAGTTGAGTTCGTTTACACAATCTATTCCGGAATTTGTCCTTCGAATGATACTGTGGCGGTTAGCTTTGAGAATCGGTCTTACACTATCGAGACTTTAAATCATGAAATTGAAATTATATATTCGAGCTCAAATTGCTATTCCGATCCAATTGATTCTTGTGGCCAGACTAGGAGTCTTGGAGGACTTGATCCACCGAGCCCCTTGTGGAAATTCAATTTTCAAGGAGTGTGCGAATTGGTAAAACTACGGTTAGATATAACAGGTGCTGATTACTCCAATTGTTCAGCTGATAGTTTCCAGGTCGGCATCCAAACTCATATGGACACAACTCAATTAATTTGGTCAACCAGACAAAATGCATTTCTCAGTTTTGATCAGAATCAACAAATTTCAGACAATAGATTGGATGCTTACATCAGCCAGATACAACAAAATGTATTAAATGATCTCAAGGCAAAATGTCCCCTTGAGAAGTGTTTTGTAGAAACGAGCACTTGTGGAGATACACTGGAATCAGACACTCTGAAATATGTGGTTCCCATTCATAAAGGTGGACATTGGGTATTCTTGGACAATGGCACAGAAGTAGAACTGAACAAACTCAGCGTATTAAGAATAGGCACCAAAAACTATTCCCTAAGATTCTCCAGAAGCCCTGATTATTATGGACCTAATGCTCAAGAAATTCAATTAACGGAATTGGATGACAATTTTGAAGAAGTAAAATTTTCCCAAAAAGTCAATATAGAAATTCAATGGAAAGAATTCTGGACATATGACACTTTGGAATTTATCTTTCCCAAGGAAATTTCTGATCAGAGCTGCTCATGCTTTGGCAGAAACCTGTTGTTTGAGGCATTACCGGAAGTCAAAGTTCCGGAATTTAATTGCCCACCTATCACACTTAGTTTTACGCCGGACATTGAAATTCAATTCACAGGTGATCATGGATTTTGTAAAGAAGAATTTGCAGAAATTGGCACTAAATCAACATTTGAGACTTATTCGTGGTCAAATGCATCTGATGAAAAGTCTATAGTAGTATTTAGAGAAGGTTATTACTCTGTCATGGTGACAGACAGTTTTCATTGCAGCGATACCGCAGGAATTTTCATCAGACAGTATCCTTTACCAGAGTTTGAAGTAAAAGCAGATGAAAGGATATTATGTCGCGGTATGTGTACTGTCCTGAGAGCAATCGGTGATACCAATAACATTGTGATCTGGAATCTCATCGATACTTCCAGAAATATTGAAATTTGTCCTGACAGAACACTTCACCATCTCGCTCAAATGATTGATTCTAATGGTTGCCAATCCGATAAATCAATTGAGGTCATAGTAGCTGAAACTCCAGATCCTAATGCAGGTCAAGACCTCCAACTGACATGTAGTGTACATTTTGTCAATTTGGAGCCTTTTCGTTTGGATACCATTATAGGTAGAAAATTTTTCTGGACGGGTCCTGATATCCTTCCGTTTAACAGTCGACTTGCTCAACCCACCGTTGCACTACCCGGAATCTATATATTGTCTGTGGTAGATACATTTTCAGGATGTACCGGAAGAGACACAGTTGAAGTATTTGATAATACTCTGCCGCCTTATGTTTATGCAGGAGAAGATCAAATTTTAAGTTGTGGTCACAGCCAGATTGGGCTCAAAGGTGATTCATCACACTATGGATTGGGTTATCTGACAGAGTGGTTTGGTCCGGATGTGAATTCGTCAAATAAAAATATGATCAATATTTCTGTAGGATTACCAGGCCAATACATTCTCAAGATTATTAACCTGACAAATGATTGTACTGCGACTGATACAGTAATAGTCAACAGTGATAAAGACCTCCCTCTAGCTGATGCAGGCATAGACAAGCTGATTGCTTGTGATTCTGTAGGCACTACAATTGGAGGTAACAATGGAAGTTTCGGACCTGATATTACTTATATGTGGTCAGGTCCTGATATCAATGCTGGAAATATGTCCCGAAGATTTCCCTTCGTGCGCGTGCCTGGCAACTATACATTAATTTTGACCAATACAATGAATTTCTGTCGGGATACAGACATAGTTGTGGTAGCCAATGTTTCGGTTTTCCCTATGGCAAAAGCAATCAAGTCTTCTGATTTGGGTTGTGGAGTCGATTCGACTTTTTTAAGTGCCAATTCATCTACGGGTAATAATCTCCAAATCATTTGGACAGGGCCTGATATCACAAGTGCAAATTCTTATCAGAAACTAATTTCTATCAAGAAAGAAGGACAATACATATTGACTGTCAGAGATAGCATCACTCATTGTCTGAGCCATGACACAATACTAATCCATTTCAATGGACAATTTCCGGATGCTCAGGCAGGACCGAATGTTCAAATCAATTGTCAAAGAGATTTTGCAATTTTGGAATCATCGATTAATGAGGCTGATTCAAACATAATCATAAAATGGTCTGGACCTGATATCAACAATTCTAACAACTCTGCGCGCAAACCTATTGTTACACTTCCCGGAACGTATATTCTGCATGTCAAGTTCAAAAACTCTTCTTGCGAAATCTATGACACTGTACAAGTAAGTGAAAATCTTATTAAACCCATAATAGATCTGCCTGATACGATTAAATTAAATTGCAAAAGCAGGCTAAGTAATATACTACCTCAAACCAGTAATATATCAAGTGAATTCAGGTTTAGATGGCTTGGCCCACAAACTGACACAATCAACACAGAAAATATTGCTTTGATCACAAATAAATCGGGTGTTTTCGTTTACAGTGTTCTCCCGCCAAACACAAATTGCAATTCCTCAGATAGTGTTTATATCGATGTAGACACTACACTATACGACATAGGATTAGCTCAAACGCTCATGTTACCTTGCTCAGATAAACAACTAATTTTTATTGCGAACCACTCGGAGAAATTAGATTCTATAGTGTGGTATAATTCAAAAGGAGTAAGACTTTACGGCAACAAGGAAGGAAAAGAATTCACTTTCAGAAATGCAGGGGATTTTACATACGTATCTCATCAAAGCAATGGTTGTGTAACTTCCGGTGTCGTTGAGGTAATTTTGATCAGTCAGTTGGAATTCAAAAAAGAAATTGTTTCTTCGTGCCCAAATCAGATCAATGGCTCTTTGACAGTTTCAGATTTGAATGGTGCATCTCCGTATTCCGTCACACTTGATAACAAAGTCCAGCCTATAGGACGAACTTACTTTACAAATTTATCACCTGGCCAACATATAATTAAAATCGTAGATGCAAATCAGTGCCTTATCATTGATACTTTTTTTATTCATGCTTATCCCGGACTCGATTTTAAATTTTTAACAACAGATACCAGTTACTTGTGCGGAGAGGAAACTATTGAACTAGATGCATATTATGGAGATAGCTTGATTTACAACTGGATTGGAGAAAATGTAAAGACACCGCAATTAGTAGTCAATAGATTTGGAATTTTTACTGTTGAATATAAAGATTTACACCAATGCGAAAGTGTCCGAAGATCATTTGCGGTATTACCCGATACCAGAGAACTTGAAAAAAGTATCAAGATTCCGAACGTATTCATTCCTACAGGAGAAGATATCAATAAAACTTTTAAGCCTTATTTTGAAAACCCCGAATCCATTAGCAATTATGATATGTCAATTTTCGACCGCTGGGGAAATTTGGTTTATTTCACATATGACCCAACTCATTCATGGGATGGAACAAAAAATTCGGAAGCAATGCCGATGGACACATACATTGCCGTTATTTCGGGGAAAATAGATTTGTGTGGAGAGAAGTCCGAATTTAAATTTACCAAAGCAGTCCAGCTGATTCGATAA
- a CDS encoding T9SS type A sorting domain-containing protein, with the protein MKKKLLFILLIVFNNEILSAQHIQFRFCGATTTVSPTNDPSTGADQRKKGAIRLDYISLGLPGQSECCPFHAIGYSSSTKPWTFANATFADGCSSNNRNGDCTPCTTCKDPYYGNNIVVGNMWGQIYGNAKVEGLNSDLWIESTGQFNQVCFETSKIDVSPYRGKKLEVRTVFQGYADSQFSIKNVNFTYRYNSDPYPATPYFWNKNSNIIGIYTETNSVPVVPTTAVEDLSDQLEFDVQPNPVIDLLILELKILESFSGSIKIWDIQGKQVYSENMQFSEGSLSKSIPVQDLNAGVYQVTISDHLGRISYRKFFK; encoded by the coding sequence ATGAAAAAAAAATTACTTTTCATTTTATTAATTGTTTTCAATAATGAAATTTTATCTGCACAGCATATTCAATTTAGATTTTGCGGTGCCACAACTACTGTTTCTCCTACAAATGATCCATCGACCGGAGCAGATCAAAGGAAAAAAGGTGCTATCCGATTGGATTATATATCCCTCGGATTACCAGGCCAGTCAGAGTGTTGTCCTTTCCATGCTATAGGCTATTCAAGCTCAACTAAACCCTGGACTTTTGCAAACGCTACATTTGCTGACGGTTGTTCTTCAAATAATAGAAATGGAGATTGCACTCCGTGTACGACTTGTAAAGATCCCTATTATGGAAATAATATCGTCGTAGGTAACATGTGGGGACAAATTTATGGTAACGCCAAAGTTGAAGGACTCAATAGCGATCTGTGGATAGAGAGCACCGGACAGTTCAATCAGGTATGTTTCGAGACTTCAAAAATTGATGTTTCGCCATATAGAGGAAAAAAATTGGAGGTGAGAACAGTATTTCAAGGATATGCAGATTCCCAATTTAGCATAAAGAATGTCAATTTCACTTACAGATACAATTCTGATCCTTATCCGGCAACTCCTTATTTCTGGAACAAAAACAGCAATATCATTGGAATCTATACAGAAACCAATTCCGTACCGGTTGTTCCAACTACAGCAGTTGAAGATTTGTCCGATCAATTGGAATTCGACGTACAACCTAATCCAGTGATAGATTTGTTGATTTTAGAGTTGAAAATACTTGAATCTTTTTCCGGAAGCATTAAAATATGGGATATTCAGGGAAAACAGGTTTATTCAGAGAATATGCAATTTTCAGAAGGTTCTTTGAGCAAATCAATTCCCGTGCAAGATTTGAATGCTGGCGTATATCAAGTGACAATCAGCGATCATCTGGGACGTATTTCTTACCGAAAGTTTTTTAAATAA
- a CDS encoding autotransporter domain-containing protein encodes MKGFSIRGLNLIWVLTLWFSIDVKAQWGAEIWIASSSDHYSETPDIGLTDAYLSPKVALNRWFRLKNYRLEFLPGVGFSFAQKNPSGNGLDLNSTHLYLQVPVLIYPLSFKDDCNCPTFSKQGNTIKKGLHFFINPTVQYGFHRYSSSEQKETLRQWSTGIGAGVGLDLALNKTWTLTPSLGVQQSFGEELWRYWSDDSVSKFRTSEIMVGIRMHYRHKAKQRY; translated from the coding sequence ATGAAGGGATTTTCTATAAGAGGTTTGAACCTGATATGGGTCCTTACATTGTGGTTCTCGATAGATGTAAAGGCTCAATGGGGTGCTGAAATATGGATTGCGTCATCCTCAGATCATTACAGTGAAACACCGGATATTGGGCTTACAGACGCCTACCTCAGCCCAAAAGTAGCTTTAAACAGGTGGTTTAGATTAAAAAATTATAGACTGGAATTTTTACCGGGTGTTGGATTTTCTTTTGCTCAGAAAAATCCTTCCGGAAACGGCTTGGACCTGAATTCTACACACCTGTATTTACAAGTCCCTGTTCTCATTTATCCCTTGAGCTTTAAAGACGATTGCAACTGTCCAACATTTTCCAAGCAAGGAAATACGATCAAAAAAGGCTTGCACTTTTTTATTAATCCCACAGTTCAATATGGATTTCACAGGTACTCCAGTTCTGAACAAAAAGAAACACTTCGCCAGTGGTCTACCGGGATCGGGGCTGGTGTAGGCTTGGATTTGGCCCTCAATAAAACTTGGACACTTACCCCAAGTTTAGGCGTTCAGCAAAGCTTCGGCGAGGAGTTATGGCGATATTGGTCTGATGATTCTGTTTCAAAGTTTCGAACTTCAGAAATCATGGTTGGGATTCGAATGCATTACAGGCACAAAGCCAAACAGCGATATTAG
- the rocD gene encoding ornithine--oxo-acid transaminase, whose amino-acid sequence MSIIDTSREVEHFIELEEKFGAHNYHPLPVVLSNGKGVYVWDIHGKKYLDFLSAYSAVNQGHCHPRILKAMIQQASRLTLSSRAYHNDQLGEYEQYITNLFGYDKVLPMNTGVEAVETALKLCRRWAYEVKGVEANQAIILVATGNFHGRTIAAISASSDPSSYKGFGPYVPGLLKVEYNNIEVLREALQDKNVCGFLLEPIQGEAGVIVPDDKYLKEASELCKSKNVLFIADEIQTGLCRTGMRLACDHLQIKPDILLLGKALSGGFIPISAVLANDEIMLTIKAGEHGSTFGGNPLACAVAIESLRVLEEENLADNAANMGTLFRSLLKEELSSISLVRDIRGKGLLNAIEINTEQDSNVAWELCTGFMERGLLAKPTHGNIIRLAPPLVITKSEIIDSIEVIKDTIVSY is encoded by the coding sequence ATGAGCATTATTGATACAAGCAGAGAGGTAGAGCATTTTATCGAACTGGAAGAAAAGTTTGGCGCACATAACTATCATCCCTTACCTGTTGTACTCAGCAATGGAAAGGGAGTTTATGTTTGGGATATCCACGGTAAAAAATATCTAGATTTTCTGTCAGCATATTCTGCTGTAAATCAGGGTCATTGTCACCCGCGAATATTGAAAGCAATGATTCAACAGGCTTCCAGACTTACTTTAAGTTCCAGAGCATATCACAATGATCAATTGGGTGAATATGAACAATACATCACCAATTTATTCGGATATGACAAAGTCTTGCCTATGAATACAGGAGTTGAAGCTGTGGAAACTGCTTTGAAACTCTGTAGAAGGTGGGCTTATGAAGTCAAAGGTGTTGAGGCAAATCAAGCAATCATATTGGTTGCTACCGGCAACTTTCATGGACGTACAATTGCCGCCATTTCAGCATCTTCTGACCCAAGCAGTTATAAAGGATTTGGACCATATGTGCCCGGTTTGTTAAAAGTGGAGTATAACAATATTGAAGTGCTGAGAGAAGCTTTACAAGACAAAAATGTATGCGGATTTCTGCTCGAACCAATACAAGGAGAAGCCGGGGTAATAGTACCTGATGATAAATATCTCAAGGAAGCTAGTGAACTCTGCAAATCAAAAAATGTCTTGTTCATTGCTGATGAAATTCAGACCGGCTTGTGTCGAACCGGAATGAGATTGGCTTGCGACCATCTCCAAATTAAACCGGACATTTTATTGTTGGGCAAGGCACTATCAGGAGGATTCATACCTATCTCAGCAGTATTGGCCAATGATGAGATTATGCTCACCATCAAGGCAGGAGAACACGGCTCTACATTTGGAGGAAATCCTTTAGCCTGTGCTGTAGCCATTGAATCCCTACGGGTATTGGAAGAAGAAAATTTGGCCGATAATGCTGCAAACATGGGTACCTTGTTCAGGTCTTTGCTGAAAGAAGAATTGAGTTCGATTTCTTTGGTTCGCGATATCCGTGGGAAAGGATTGCTAAACGCAATAGAAATTAACACTGAGCAAGATTCAAATGTAGCGTGGGAACTTTGCACCGGATTTATGGAAAGAGGCTTGTTAGCAAAGCCAACACACGGCAATATTATCAGACTTGCTCCTCCTCTGGTCATTACAAAATCTGAAATAATTGACAGCATAGAAGTGATAAAAGACACCATCGTCTCTTATTAA
- a CDS encoding TrmH family RNA methyltransferase, with translation MRKLTMQELRRLAPSEFIQKNKIPLSLAADSIRSGHNVGSLFRLADCFALESILLGGYTAIPPHPEIEKTALGATKTVSWDKSIDLAKSLGSIKSERDALIIGLEQTDLSVSLQSYTPDWSRPIILVLGNEVTGIQNTVLEQLDVCIEIPQFGTKHSLNVSVAAGVAVWHFVHAWLQGQKA, from the coding sequence ATGCGAAAATTAACTATGCAAGAACTCAGACGGTTGGCTCCATCTGAATTCATCCAAAAAAATAAAATCCCCCTAAGTTTAGCTGCTGATTCCATTCGATCAGGACACAATGTTGGATCGCTGTTTCGCCTAGCTGATTGTTTTGCTTTGGAGTCTATCTTGTTGGGAGGTTATACTGCTATTCCACCACATCCTGAAATAGAAAAAACAGCCTTAGGTGCTACCAAAACGGTTTCCTGGGATAAATCCATTGATCTGGCAAAATCATTGGGCAGCATCAAATCTGAGAGAGATGCATTGATTATCGGCTTAGAACAAACAGACCTTTCTGTGTCCTTGCAATCTTATACTCCGGATTGGTCGAGACCTATCATCTTAGTCTTAGGTAACGAGGTCACAGGTATACAAAATACTGTGTTGGAACAATTGGATGTTTGCATTGAAATCCCTCAATTTGGCACAAAACATTCACTCAATGTGAGCGTAGCTGCAGGAGTGGCAGTGTGGCACTTCGTGCATGCCTGGCTTCAAGGTCAAAAGGCCTAA
- the rimO gene encoding 30S ribosomal protein S12 methylthiotransferase RimO, giving the protein MKTKTFQKEKVHVVTLGCSKNFVDSENLITHLAHHKITVEHNADQNDSEIVIINTCGFIDKAKEESIDTILSYAELKKTGSLKKLFVTGCLSQRYKDQLEDEIKEVDAFYGTMELPLLLKNFEIDYKSELIGERILLKPSHYAYVKISEGCNRTCSFCAIPLMRGAHVSRTIESIVHEVKHLTTQGVKEIILIAQELTYYGLDIYKQRCLDQLMRELCKIDGVEWIRLHYAYPAKFPMEIIEVMKSEPKVCKYLDIPLQHASDPILKAMKRQTTQAEMQALIDEIRDKIPGISLRTTMLLGFPGETEEDVQQVIEFIQRNRFDRLGVFTYSHEDGTSAYELEDDIPLEVKQERASRVMDIQEQISLELNQEKVGKIFRVLVDQKMSGNYVGRTEADSPEVDNEVHINAQNLYLRIGDFVEAKITAADHFDLIAIPQFKE; this is encoded by the coding sequence TTGAAAACAAAAACTTTTCAAAAAGAAAAAGTCCATGTAGTCACATTGGGTTGTTCTAAGAATTTTGTAGATTCAGAAAATCTCATCACCCATTTAGCTCACCATAAGATAACTGTAGAGCACAATGCTGATCAAAATGATTCAGAAATAGTGATAATCAATACATGTGGATTTATTGACAAAGCTAAAGAGGAATCTATTGACACAATTCTGTCTTATGCAGAATTGAAAAAAACTGGGAGCCTAAAAAAATTATTTGTCACAGGGTGCTTATCTCAAAGATACAAAGACCAGCTTGAAGACGAAATTAAAGAAGTAGATGCTTTTTATGGTACAATGGAATTGCCGCTTCTGTTGAAAAATTTTGAAATCGATTATAAATCTGAATTAATCGGTGAAAGAATTTTATTGAAACCAAGTCATTACGCTTATGTAAAAATATCTGAGGGATGCAATCGCACCTGCAGTTTTTGTGCAATACCTTTAATGCGTGGAGCCCATGTGTCGCGAACCATTGAATCGATTGTGCATGAAGTCAAACACCTTACCACGCAAGGTGTGAAAGAAATTATACTCATAGCACAGGAATTGACATACTATGGTCTCGATATTTATAAACAAAGATGTTTGGATCAATTGATGCGCGAACTCTGTAAGATAGATGGCGTCGAGTGGATAAGGTTGCACTACGCTTATCCTGCTAAGTTTCCTATGGAGATTATTGAAGTGATGAAAAGCGAACCAAAGGTTTGCAAGTATTTGGATATTCCCTTGCAACACGCATCCGATCCAATACTGAAAGCAATGAAAAGGCAAACTACCCAAGCAGAAATGCAAGCACTCATTGACGAGATTAGGGATAAAATTCCGGGTATTAGTTTGCGTACCACTATGTTGTTAGGATTTCCCGGAGAGACTGAGGAGGATGTACAGCAAGTGATAGAATTTATTCAAAGAAATAGGTTTGACAGGTTGGGTGTGTTTACTTACTCACATGAAGATGGGACTTCTGCTTATGAATTGGAGGATGACATTCCACTTGAAGTAAAACAGGAAAGAGCGTCTCGGGTAATGGATATCCAGGAACAAATTTCGCTGGAGTTGAACCAAGAGAAAGTTGGTAAAATTTTCCGCGTATTGGTTGACCAGAAAATGTCTGGCAATTATGTGGGAAGGACTGAAGCAGATAGCCCTGAAGTAGATAATGAGGTACATATCAATGCTCAAAATCTTTATTTGAGAATAGGAGATTTTGTAGAAGCCAAGATCACTGCAGCTGATCATTTTGATTTGATTGCAATACCGCAATTCAAAGAATAA